A DNA window from Bacteroides cellulosilyticus contains the following coding sequences:
- a CDS encoding carbohydrate-binding domain-containing protein, whose amino-acid sequence METKNNPEPIYYERIDMGKESNFVRISKEGVYVVTGTNLQHGITVSAKTNATIVLRDANLCDPGNMGVAFHIAEDCYITVVLEGKNILQSGREMAAIQTRQNSVLTIKGDGALIAYGGEGAAGIGCGYATECGDIIIEGGTIEAYAGYQHETSWRAGSAGIGGAGQYAGRKSKCGNITITGGKVTAKHDKGIWDIGPGDAGTCGTVQVNEGTITPGVRVYDSASASEPVPAPEVTPSSNIRKIVQIRPNIPWQNSGIRVKKGQRVHIDYMVGRWTFSRESRPCTTEGDPRMIAKPGYTYPGGYEGELIGRIGNSMFRVGTQWNGVAACDGDLEFCINDDLEGRYGAGLSDNLGVVAMEVRV is encoded by the coding sequence ATGGAAACTAAAAATAATCCGGAGCCTATTTATTATGAAAGAATAGACATGGGAAAAGAATCGAATTTTGTTCGTATTTCGAAGGAGGGAGTATATGTTGTTACAGGTACGAACCTGCAACATGGAATTACGGTATCTGCAAAAACTAATGCGACGATTGTTTTACGTGATGCCAATTTATGCGACCCGGGAAATATGGGAGTTGCATTCCATATTGCAGAAGATTGTTATATCACTGTGGTTCTTGAAGGAAAGAACATTTTGCAAAGTGGACGTGAAATGGCTGCTATTCAAACCAGGCAGAACTCTGTTTTGACAATTAAAGGTGATGGTGCCTTGATTGCATATGGTGGAGAAGGTGCTGCCGGCATAGGATGCGGATATGCTACCGAATGTGGTGATATAATTATCGAAGGGGGAACTATAGAAGCTTATGCAGGTTATCAGCACGAAACCTCCTGGCGTGCCGGATCTGCCGGAATAGGTGGTGCCGGACAATATGCCGGGCGAAAAAGTAAATGTGGAAATATAACGATCACAGGAGGAAAAGTCACGGCTAAACATGACAAAGGCATTTGGGATATTGGACCGGGTGATGCAGGGACCTGTGGTACTGTGCAGGTTAATGAAGGTACAATAACTCCCGGAGTACGGGTATATGATTCTGCTTCAGCTTCGGAACCTGTTCCGGCTCCTGAAGTTACTCCTTCTTCCAATATCAGAAAGATTGTGCAAATCAGACCGAATATACCTTGGCAAAATTCTGGTATAAGAGTAAAAAAAGGCCAAAGAGTACACATTGACTATATGGTTGGCAGATGGACATTTTCACGGGAATCCCGTCCGTGTACTACTGAGGGAGATCCCAGGATGATTGCTAAACCCGGTTATACTTATCCTGGAGGATATGAAGGTGAATTAATCGGCCGTATTGGAAATTCAATGTTCAGAGTTGGTACTCAGTGGAATGGAGTAGCTGCATGCGATGGCGATCTTGAATTCTGTATAAATGATGACCTTGAAGGAAGGTATGGAGCTGGATTATCTGATAATTTAGGAGTTGTAGCGATGGAAGTGCGAGTTTAA
- a CDS encoding smalltalk protein, with protein sequence MKKTVWNKILKIVIAVASAILGALGANAMNM encoded by the coding sequence ATGAAAAAAACGGTTTGGAATAAGATTCTGAAAATTGTAATAGCAGTGGCTTCGGCTATATTAGGAGCTTTGGGAGCTAATGCGATGAATATGTAA
- a CDS encoding HU family DNA-binding protein yields the protein MPLLYYARQSQLKTKAGVKQWHLTLKKVGRAVSLQQLGEMVAEKCSATPGDVHNVIRNLMSVMRMQLLNSRTVRLDGLGTFTVIARTRGKGVDNEKDVNPNQVTSLHFMFTPEYTRPAALGTTRTLWQGVEFEKWTGGTATDGNEGSDDGNGGNTGGGGGLDENPLG from the coding sequence ATGCCTTTATTGTATTATGCGAGACAATCGCAGTTGAAAACGAAAGCCGGTGTTAAGCAATGGCACCTGACATTGAAGAAAGTAGGACGTGCTGTAAGTTTACAGCAGTTGGGGGAGATGGTAGCAGAGAAGTGCTCGGCAACGCCGGGTGATGTGCACAACGTAATCAGAAACCTGATGTCAGTGATGCGGATGCAATTGTTAAACAGCCGTACTGTTCGTCTGGATGGTTTGGGGACATTTACCGTGATTGCGCGGACACGCGGTAAAGGGGTGGATAATGAGAAGGATGTGAATCCGAATCAGGTGACATCCCTGCATTTCATGTTTACTCCCGAATATACGCGTCCGGCGGCATTGGGAACTACACGTACATTGTGGCAAGGCGTTGAATTTGAAAAGTGGACGGGTGGAACTGCTACTGATGGAAATGAAGGTTCCGATGATGGTAACGGAGGAAATACCGGTGGCGGCGGAGGCCTCGATGAGAATCCTTTGGGATAG